From a region of the Corallococcus coralloides DSM 2259 genome:
- the nrfD gene encoding NrfD/PsrC family molybdoenzyme membrane anchor subunit, which translates to MAETAHLPLDPLEPRDLVAPHHDDKSLNETLLDHVWRKPGKGWFMLLGITSAALGLLVVGVTYTLARGIGVWGNNQPVGWAFDIINFVWWVGIGHAGTLISAILLLFQQKWRTSINRFAEAMTLFAVMCAGLFPLLHTGRPWFAFWLFPYPSTLGAWAQFRSPLVWDVFAISTYLTVSALFWFVGLIPDLAALRDSSKTKLQRTIYGLFALGWRGSGRHWHNYKIAYLLLAGLSTPLVVSVHTIVSFDFAVSQIPGWHATIFPPYFVAGAVFSGFAMVITLIVPARKYLGLRDVITDRHLENMNKVILATGLLVSYGYLMEHFIAWYSMNQYEFWTFYVNRATGPYAGVYWLMIACNVITPNIFWFKKARTSIPIMWVASIAVNIGMWCERFIIIVTSLSQDFLPSSWDIYTPTWVDWCIYIGTLGLFGTLFLLFLKFVPAVAVSEVKELQLELKHAAHAAHGHGADTAGAGTLTHGAH; encoded by the coding sequence ATGGCCGAGACCGCACACCTCCCGCTCGACCCCCTCGAGCCCCGGGACCTCGTCGCGCCGCACCACGACGACAAGTCCCTCAATGAAACCCTGCTCGACCATGTCTGGCGCAAGCCCGGCAAGGGCTGGTTCATGCTGCTGGGCATCACGTCCGCGGCGCTGGGCCTCCTGGTTGTCGGTGTCACGTACACCCTCGCGCGCGGCATCGGCGTGTGGGGCAACAACCAGCCGGTGGGCTGGGCGTTCGACATCATCAACTTCGTCTGGTGGGTCGGTATCGGCCACGCCGGTACGCTCATCTCCGCCATCCTCCTGCTCTTCCAGCAGAAGTGGCGCACGAGCATCAACCGCTTCGCGGAAGCCATGACGCTGTTCGCGGTCATGTGCGCGGGTCTGTTCCCGCTGCTCCACACGGGCCGTCCCTGGTTCGCCTTCTGGCTGTTCCCCTACCCCAGCACCCTGGGCGCCTGGGCGCAGTTCCGCTCGCCGCTCGTGTGGGACGTGTTCGCCATCTCCACGTACCTCACGGTGTCCGCCCTTTTCTGGTTCGTGGGCCTCATCCCGGACCTGGCCGCCCTGCGTGACTCGTCCAAGACGAAGCTGCAGCGCACCATCTACGGCCTGTTCGCCCTCGGCTGGCGCGGCTCCGGCCGTCACTGGCACAACTACAAGATCGCCTACCTGCTGCTGGCCGGCCTCTCGACGCCGCTCGTGGTGTCCGTGCACACCATCGTGTCGTTCGACTTCGCCGTGTCCCAGATTCCGGGCTGGCACGCGACCATCTTCCCGCCCTACTTCGTGGCCGGCGCCGTGTTCAGCGGCTTCGCGATGGTGATCACCCTCATCGTGCCCGCCCGCAAGTACCTGGGCCTCCGGGACGTCATCACGGACCGCCACCTGGAGAACATGAACAAGGTCATCCTGGCGACGGGCCTGCTCGTCTCCTACGGGTACCTGATGGAGCACTTCATCGCCTGGTACTCCATGAACCAGTACGAGTTCTGGACCTTCTACGTGAACCGCGCCACGGGCCCCTACGCCGGCGTGTACTGGCTGATGATCGCCTGCAACGTCATCACCCCGAACATCTTCTGGTTCAAGAAGGCCCGCACCAGCATCCCCATCATGTGGGTGGCGTCCATCGCGGTGAACATCGGCATGTGGTGCGAGCGCTTCATCATCATCGTGACGTCGCTCTCCCAGGACTTCCTGCCCTCGTCGTGGGACATCTACACGCCGACCTGGGTGGACTGGTGCATCTACATCGGCACCCTGGGCCTGTTCGGCACCCTGTTCCTCCTGTTCCTCAAGTTCGTTCCCGCCGTCGCGGTGAGCGAGGTGAAGGAGCTCCAGCTGGAGCTCAAGCACGCCGCCCACGCAGCCCACGGCCACGGCGCGGACACCGCCGGCGCGGGCACCCTCACCCACGGAGCGCACTAG
- a CDS encoding cytochrome c3 family protein, which produces MSGPLFPRWTNTVSRLSAAMLLAVPAIAIGGLLAYVRSPLVTNQARPVEQPIEFDHRHHAGDEQIDCRYCHWTVEKSPSAGIPSTTVCMSCHAQVWNKSPYLTEVRKAFFADQPIPWVRVHNLPDYVYFNHSIHVGKGVGCATCHGRVDQMGAIEQSAPLTMSWCLDCHRNPGPNLRPPEFITSMTWAPPTEKAEASALAEKLTKEYDVHSRTSCSTCHR; this is translated from the coding sequence ATGAGCGGCCCTCTCTTCCCACGCTGGACGAATACGGTGTCGCGCCTGTCGGCCGCGATGCTCCTCGCCGTGCCCGCCATCGCCATCGGCGGCCTCTTGGCCTACGTGCGCAGCCCGCTCGTGACCAATCAGGCCCGCCCGGTGGAACAGCCCATCGAGTTCGACCACCGGCACCACGCCGGTGACGAGCAGATCGACTGTCGCTACTGCCACTGGACGGTGGAGAAGTCCCCGTCGGCGGGCATCCCCTCCACCACCGTGTGCATGTCCTGCCACGCGCAGGTGTGGAACAAGAGCCCGTACCTCACCGAGGTCCGCAAGGCGTTCTTCGCTGACCAGCCCATCCCCTGGGTCCGCGTCCACAACCTGCCGGACTACGTCTACTTCAACCACTCCATCCACGTGGGCAAGGGCGTCGGCTGCGCCACCTGCCACGGGCGCGTGGACCAGATGGGCGCCATCGAGCAGTCCGCGCCGCTGACGATGAGCTGGTGCCTGGATTGCCACCGCAACCCCGGCCCCAACCTCCGGCCCCCGGAGTTCATCACCAGCATGACCTGGGCGCCCCCGACGGAGAAGGCGGAAGCCTCGGCCCTCGCCGAGAAGCTCACCAAGGAATACGACGTTCACTCGCGCACGAGCTGCTCCACATGCCACCGATGA
- a CDS encoding DUF3341 domain-containing protein gives MEAKVLDSWVLAEFATPEALVDATRQMREKGFQGMDTYSPYPLHGGSEALGLPPSRVPFIALGGGLTGMVTALTMQTWMNSIDYPLNVGGRPILSLPAWVPITFELSVLFAAFGIFFGLLGLSKLPQPYHPAFESEEFRSASTHGYWLSIPHPTGTDAADVKNQLTALGATHVTVVSGENE, from the coding sequence ATGGAAGCCAAGGTCCTTGATTCCTGGGTGTTGGCCGAGTTCGCCACGCCTGAAGCCCTCGTGGATGCCACCCGGCAGATGCGGGAAAAGGGCTTCCAGGGCATGGACACCTACTCCCCCTACCCGCTGCACGGCGGGTCGGAGGCGCTGGGTCTGCCGCCCTCTCGCGTGCCCTTCATCGCCCTGGGTGGCGGCCTCACCGGCATGGTGACCGCCCTCACGATGCAGACGTGGATGAACAGCATCGACTACCCGCTCAACGTGGGTGGCCGTCCCATCCTGAGCCTGCCGGCCTGGGTGCCCATCACGTTCGAGTTGAGCGTGCTGTTCGCCGCGTTCGGCATCTTTTTCGGCCTGCTCGGCCTGAGCAAGCTGCCGCAGCCCTACCACCCGGCCTTCGAGTCGGAAGAGTTCCGCAGCGCGTCCACGCACGGCTACTGGCTGAGCATCCCGCACCCCACGGGCACGGACGCCGCGGACGTCAAGAACCAGCTGACGGCCCTGGGCGCGACCCACGTGACCGTCGTCTCGGGAGAGAACGAATGA
- the pdeM gene encoding ligase-associated DNA damage response endonuclease PdeM yields MVPGRCQTRVADADVELLPERALHWPQAGVLAVADLHWGKTESFQQHGIPLPLGVLDDDLARLSSALTATGARRLLLVGDLVHSRQGLTSDVISRVNTWREAHASLEVVLIRGNHDRHVRTLPPSWRMEDRAEALDEGPFRFAHHPDPAPGRYVWAGHLHPMVRLSGGADRLRLPCFHLGPGVGVLPAFSAFTGGVDMRRGRKDRVYAVAGTAVVEV; encoded by the coding sequence ATGGTCCCAGGCCGATGCCAGACCCGCGTAGCGGACGCGGACGTGGAGCTGCTCCCGGAACGGGCATTGCACTGGCCACAGGCCGGCGTGCTCGCGGTGGCCGACCTGCACTGGGGCAAGACGGAGTCCTTTCAGCAGCACGGCATCCCCCTCCCCCTGGGGGTCCTGGATGACGACCTGGCCCGTCTCTCCTCCGCCCTCACCGCGACCGGCGCCCGGCGTCTCCTTCTGGTGGGGGACCTGGTGCATTCGCGCCAGGGGCTCACCAGCGATGTCATCAGTCGCGTGAATACCTGGCGCGAAGCGCATGCTTCACTAGAAGTCGTGCTGATACGCGGCAACCACGACCGCCATGTGCGGACCCTTCCGCCCTCCTGGAGGATGGAGGATCGCGCGGAGGCATTAGACGAAGGCCCGTTCCGCTTCGCCCACCATCCGGATCCGGCTCCTGGCCGCTACGTCTGGGCCGGGCACCTGCACCCCATGGTGCGGCTGTCGGGTGGGGCGGACCGGCTGCGGCTGCCCTGCTTCCACCTGGGCCCCGGCGTGGGCGTCCTTCCCGCGTTCAGCGCCTTCACGGGGGGTGTGGACATGCGGCGGGGCAGGAAGGACCGCGTCTACGCCGTCGCCGGCACCGCGGTGGTGGAGGTCTAG
- a CDS encoding TAT-variant-translocated molybdopterin oxidoreductase, whose translation MNTKPDSAPAQETPSSFALPVVSGRNEAAPHAHAHDDVVGEALEHASTRAVPAEGAYGKTYWLGLEEKLATPEFLEETRPEFPVGADLPPTGFARREFMQLMGASLALAGATACSTRPQDERMVAYTKTPPEVTPGNPLHYASGMTLGGHTSGLLITAREGRPVKIEGNPQHPVNQGAAGVFEQAFLLSLYDPQRARVLRQGNNPRSLRVLAEDISALVSQRAAADGGSRLRFLTEPISSPTLRDVTGRIQKKLPNARFHTFSSITDSAAAQANRALFGQPVQAVYELSRADVIVSLDADFLESRPENLALNRQFADRRDPKNGELNRLYVAEARMSITGGMADHRKRVKSAEIFGIAAALAQAVGGPAASLGASASGKAGSLSPETQSWVQAVAQDLKSKAGRSVVLAGERQPAAVHALAQAINAALGNVGTTVKLVPAAAPEASGLSEISALVADIKAGKVDTLVITATNPVYALPVDAGLAEVLDPKQNANRKALSVLYAGHYEDETSKFADWFVPLAHQLETWSDGRAADGTVSIAQPLIQPLFNGVPEAELFALFLDEPFRPAYQLVRDYWAAQGGEAGRADFETRWETWVSEGIVPGSTAAALTTATPDTGAASQLVAAYQPPAAGELEINFVHDYRVLDGRFGNNAWLQETPDPITKIVWENAAILSPATAKRLGLENNHVAELEYGGRKLQVPVTILPGNADDTVTVALGYGRTGLHEVVAKDIGFNANLLRSVNAPWFDGGAKLTKVRGSHKFARTQYHWRMEGRPLALDMSVSELAHPSKATEHTLERVQAKHELGKQNNLPDFEYAKTPQEGYKWGMSIDLSRCTGCNACVVACQAENNIPVVGKEQVGRGREMNWLRIDRYFQGDENDPAMVMQPVACVHCEKAPCEYVCPVNATVHSDEGLNDMVYNRCIGTRYCSNNCPYKVRRFNYLHYTQGKTPTEKMLMNPDVTVRNRGVMEKCTYCVQRIERVRINARVEKRLIQEKELQTACQQTCPTQAIAFGSLADPAQRVTQLHEDERAYRLLHELGTRPRTAHLIRLRNPNPALVPAAPAEAAPAHEGGH comes from the coding sequence ATGAACACCAAGCCTGACAGCGCGCCCGCGCAGGAAACCCCCTCGTCCTTCGCGCTCCCGGTCGTCTCGGGTCGCAACGAGGCCGCCCCCCACGCGCACGCTCACGACGACGTCGTGGGCGAGGCGCTCGAGCACGCCTCCACCCGCGCCGTCCCGGCGGAAGGCGCGTACGGCAAGACGTACTGGCTCGGCCTGGAGGAGAAGCTCGCCACGCCGGAGTTCCTGGAGGAGACCCGCCCGGAATTCCCCGTCGGCGCGGACCTTCCCCCCACCGGCTTCGCCCGCCGCGAGTTCATGCAGCTGATGGGCGCGTCGCTCGCCCTGGCCGGCGCCACCGCGTGCAGCACCCGTCCGCAGGATGAGCGGATGGTGGCGTACACGAAGACGCCGCCGGAAGTGACCCCGGGCAACCCGCTGCACTACGCGTCCGGCATGACGCTCGGAGGCCACACCTCCGGCCTGCTCATCACCGCGCGCGAAGGCCGCCCGGTGAAGATCGAAGGCAACCCCCAGCACCCCGTGAACCAGGGCGCTGCCGGCGTCTTCGAGCAGGCGTTCCTGCTCTCGCTCTATGACCCGCAGCGCGCCCGCGTGCTGCGCCAGGGCAACAACCCCCGCTCGCTGCGCGTGCTCGCCGAGGACATCTCCGCCCTCGTCAGCCAGAGGGCCGCGGCGGACGGTGGCAGCCGCCTGCGCTTCCTGACGGAGCCCATCAGCTCGCCGACGCTGCGCGACGTGACGGGCCGCATCCAGAAGAAGCTGCCCAACGCGCGCTTCCACACGTTCTCGTCCATCACGGACTCCGCCGCCGCGCAGGCGAACCGCGCGCTGTTCGGCCAGCCGGTCCAGGCCGTCTACGAGCTGAGCCGCGCGGACGTCATCGTCTCCCTGGACGCGGACTTCCTGGAGAGCCGCCCGGAGAACCTGGCCCTCAACCGCCAGTTCGCGGACCGCCGCGACCCGAAGAACGGCGAGCTCAACCGCCTGTATGTGGCGGAAGCGCGCATGTCCATCACCGGCGGCATGGCGGACCACCGCAAGCGCGTGAAGTCCGCCGAGATCTTCGGCATCGCCGCCGCGCTGGCGCAGGCCGTGGGTGGCCCCGCCGCCAGCCTGGGGGCCTCCGCGTCCGGCAAGGCCGGCTCGCTGAGCCCGGAGACCCAGTCGTGGGTGCAGGCCGTGGCCCAGGACCTCAAGTCCAAGGCCGGCCGCTCCGTGGTGCTCGCCGGTGAGCGTCAGCCCGCCGCCGTGCACGCGCTGGCGCAGGCCATCAACGCCGCGCTGGGCAACGTGGGCACCACGGTGAAGCTCGTCCCGGCCGCCGCCCCGGAGGCCTCGGGCCTGTCGGAGATCAGCGCGCTGGTCGCGGACATCAAGGCCGGCAAGGTGGACACGCTGGTCATCACCGCCACCAACCCCGTCTACGCCCTCCCGGTGGACGCGGGCCTGGCGGAGGTGCTGGACCCCAAGCAGAACGCCAACCGCAAGGCGCTGTCCGTTCTGTACGCGGGCCACTACGAGGACGAGACCTCCAAGTTCGCCGACTGGTTCGTGCCCCTGGCGCACCAGCTGGAGACCTGGAGCGACGGCCGCGCGGCCGACGGCACCGTCAGCATCGCGCAGCCCCTCATCCAGCCGCTCTTCAACGGCGTGCCGGAAGCGGAGCTGTTCGCGCTGTTCCTCGACGAGCCCTTCCGCCCCGCCTACCAGCTGGTGCGCGACTACTGGGCCGCGCAGGGTGGCGAGGCCGGCCGCGCCGACTTCGAGACCCGCTGGGAGACCTGGGTCTCCGAGGGCATCGTCCCCGGCAGCACCGCCGCCGCGCTGACGACGGCCACCCCGGACACGGGCGCCGCCTCGCAGCTGGTCGCCGCCTACCAGCCGCCCGCGGCCGGTGAGCTGGAGATCAACTTCGTCCACGACTACCGCGTCCTGGACGGCCGGTTCGGCAACAACGCGTGGCTCCAGGAGACGCCGGACCCCATCACGAAGATCGTCTGGGAGAACGCCGCCATCCTCAGCCCGGCCACCGCCAAGCGGCTCGGCCTGGAGAACAACCACGTCGCGGAGCTGGAGTACGGCGGGCGCAAGCTGCAGGTCCCCGTCACCATCCTCCCCGGCAACGCGGACGACACCGTCACCGTGGCGCTGGGCTACGGCCGCACCGGCCTCCACGAGGTCGTGGCCAAGGACATCGGCTTCAACGCCAACCTGCTGCGCAGCGTGAACGCCCCCTGGTTCGACGGCGGCGCCAAGCTGACCAAGGTCCGCGGCAGCCACAAGTTCGCCCGCACCCAGTACCACTGGCGCATGGAGGGCCGCCCGCTGGCGCTCGACATGTCCGTCAGCGAGCTTGCGCACCCGTCGAAGGCGACGGAGCACACGCTGGAGCGCGTCCAGGCCAAGCACGAGCTGGGCAAGCAGAACAACCTGCCGGACTTCGAGTACGCCAAGACACCGCAGGAAGGCTACAAGTGGGGCATGTCCATCGACCTGTCGCGCTGCACGGGCTGCAACGCGTGCGTCGTGGCGTGCCAGGCGGAGAACAACATCCCCGTCGTCGGCAAGGAGCAGGTGGGCCGCGGCCGTGAGATGAACTGGCTGCGCATCGACCGCTACTTCCAGGGCGATGAGAACGACCCCGCCATGGTCATGCAGCCCGTCGCGTGCGTGCACTGCGAGAAGGCCCCCTGCGAGTACGTCTGCCCGGTGAACGCCACCGTGCACTCGGACGAGGGCCTCAACGACATGGTGTACAACCGCTGCATCGGCACGCGGTACTGCTCCAACAACTGCCCGTACAAGGTCCGCCGCTTCAACTACCTGCACTACACGCAGGGCAAGACGCCGACCGAGAAGATGCTGATGAACCCGGACGTCACGGTGCGCAACCGCGGCGTCATGGAGAAGTGCACCTACTGCGTGCAGCGCATCGAGCGGGTCCGCATCAACGCCCGCGTCGAGAAGCGCCTCATCCAGGAGAAGGAGCTCCAGACGGCGTGCCAGCAGACCTGCCCCACGCAGGCCATCGCCTTCGGCTCCCTGGCGGACCCCGCCCAGCGCGTCACCCAGCTCCACGAGGACGAGCGTGCCTACCGGCTCCTGCACGAGCTGGGCACCCGCCCCCGCACCGCCCACCTCATCCGCCTGCGCAACCCCAACCCCGCCCTCGTGCCCGCCGCCCCTGCTGAAGCCGCGCCGGCGCACGAAGGAGGTCACTGA
- a CDS encoding SCO family protein, with protein MPSLLPLSSARAAGLLAALALVLTSATPAFALPGGGKTPRAIVEADSDLPPPVTGVDVEEHLGEPLPLETRFLDSSGEEVRLGTLLSKTRPTLLTLVYYECPMLCNLVINEQVRVMRELGLELGKDYEAVTVSIDPKDTPAQSVERRRKYLQSMGKPETAPWHFLTGTDENIHKLADAVGFKYTYEPSTKQYAHPAVVTVLTPEGSISRYLYGTQFDRKDVKLSLLEAAGGRVGTSVDRIVMSCFKYDTATRRYGFYIFGFIRLGSLAVFGALATMLIYFWRRELKKGATT; from the coding sequence ATGCCGTCCCTTCTTCCGCTCTCCTCCGCCCGCGCCGCCGGGCTCCTCGCGGCGCTCGCGCTGGTGCTCACCAGCGCCACGCCCGCGTTCGCCCTGCCGGGCGGAGGCAAGACGCCCCGCGCCATCGTGGAGGCGGACTCCGACCTGCCTCCGCCGGTGACGGGGGTGGACGTGGAGGAACACCTGGGGGAGCCGCTCCCCCTGGAGACCCGCTTCCTGGACTCCAGCGGGGAAGAGGTCCGGCTGGGCACGCTGCTGTCGAAGACGCGCCCCACCCTGCTCACGCTCGTCTATTACGAGTGCCCCATGCTCTGTAACCTCGTCATCAACGAGCAGGTCCGCGTGATGCGCGAGCTGGGCCTGGAGCTGGGCAAGGACTACGAGGCCGTCACCGTCAGCATCGACCCCAAGGACACCCCGGCGCAGAGCGTGGAGCGGCGGCGCAAGTATCTGCAGTCCATGGGCAAGCCGGAGACGGCTCCCTGGCACTTCCTCACCGGCACCGACGAGAACATCCACAAGCTCGCCGACGCCGTGGGCTTCAAGTACACGTATGAGCCGAGCACGAAGCAGTACGCCCACCCTGCGGTGGTCACCGTGCTCACGCCGGAGGGGAGCATCTCCCGCTACCTCTACGGCACGCAGTTCGACCGCAAGGACGTGAAGCTTTCGCTGCTGGAAGCAGCGGGCGGTCGGGTCGGGACGAGCGTCGATCGCATCGTCATGTCCTGTTTCAAGTATGACACCGCCACGCGGCGGTACGGTTTCTACATCTTCGGGTTCATCCGCCTGGGCTCCCTGGCTGTCTTCGGCGCCCTGGCCACGATGCTGATCTATTTCTGGAGGCGCGAGCTGAAGAAAGGCGCGACTACATGA
- a CDS encoding ligase-associated DNA damage response DEXH box helicase, which translates to MRGKHAPERQAESPKPARTRAKRPAPRSPSPYKGTPLAQLRQWFAAKGWTPYAFQEEAWAAYARGDSGLIHVPTGAGKTYAAYLGPLADVAERNQQGLQILYLTPLRAVSRDVGQALREPLMALDADLEVESRTGDTSSSVRQRQRERLPQVLITTPESLSLLLTQEQAAENFASLRAVIVDEWHELLASKRGTQVELALARLRHFAPGLRIWALSATLANLEEAARTVVGTDREPTLVSADLQRPVDVETLLPEEVDTFPWAGHLGFSMLPRVADWLDPTQSTLLFTNTRSQAERWFEGLRFLRPEWEHLLALHHGSIDREERERVEGGLKDGSLRLVVCTSSLDLGVDFGPVERVIQIGSPKGIGRTLQRAGRSAHRPGATCRILFVPTHALELVEMAAARDAIAHREVEPRTPLSKPLDVLAQHLVTCALGGGFTREALRDEVRTATSYASLTDEEFDWALTLVREGGPTLRAYPEFRRVVEVDGRFRVPDVRLARLHRLNIGTITSDASVQLRYWSGGTLGTVEESYVSRLKPGDTFLFAGRRLEFSRFKDMTAYVKPAKAKATQTPRWGGSRLPLSTSLASAMRRTLEAARQGDVTRDEVAAAWPILDAQARLSRIPGDGGCLAETCRTRDGYHLFLYPFEGRLVHEGLAALLALRLTRLQKATFSLSVNDYGLELITSTPFPFDEALRPALFTREHLVEDILESVNLSELARRQFRDIARVAGLVMPGLPGARKSTRQVQASAALLYDVFVKYDPDNLLLRQARREVLEHQFEQGRLARTLERLEAHPVEVVHVHRPSPLGFPLVVERISASVSNESLLDRVQRLKERWSQADARPA; encoded by the coding sequence ATGCGCGGCAAGCACGCGCCGGAAAGGCAGGCCGAATCACCGAAGCCCGCAAGGACTCGCGCGAAGCGTCCGGCGCCCCGGAGCCCATCCCCATACAAGGGCACGCCGCTGGCTCAACTCCGCCAGTGGTTCGCCGCCAAGGGCTGGACGCCCTACGCCTTCCAGGAAGAAGCCTGGGCCGCCTACGCAAGAGGAGACAGCGGCCTCATCCACGTGCCCACCGGCGCGGGAAAGACCTACGCGGCCTACCTCGGCCCGCTGGCGGACGTGGCGGAGCGCAACCAGCAGGGCCTTCAAATCCTCTACCTCACGCCATTGCGAGCGGTATCGCGTGACGTGGGGCAGGCCCTGCGCGAACCGCTGATGGCCTTGGACGCGGATCTGGAGGTGGAGAGCCGCACGGGCGACACGTCCTCCTCCGTGCGCCAACGTCAGCGCGAACGTCTGCCCCAGGTGCTCATCACCACGCCGGAATCCCTCTCACTCCTCCTGACGCAGGAGCAGGCCGCGGAGAACTTCGCCTCACTGCGCGCCGTCATCGTGGACGAGTGGCACGAACTCCTCGCCTCCAAACGAGGCACCCAGGTGGAACTCGCCCTGGCCCGCCTGCGCCACTTCGCACCGGGCCTGCGCATCTGGGCACTGTCCGCCACGCTCGCCAACCTGGAGGAGGCCGCGCGCACCGTCGTGGGCACGGACCGCGAGCCCACGCTGGTGAGCGCGGACCTGCAGCGCCCGGTGGACGTGGAGACGCTGTTGCCAGAAGAGGTGGACACCTTCCCGTGGGCCGGGCACCTGGGCTTCTCCATGTTGCCGCGCGTGGCGGACTGGCTGGACCCCACACAGTCCACGCTCCTCTTCACCAACACCCGCTCACAAGCGGAGCGCTGGTTCGAAGGCCTGCGCTTCCTGCGCCCTGAATGGGAGCACCTGCTCGCGCTGCATCACGGCTCCATCGACCGCGAGGAGCGCGAGCGCGTGGAGGGAGGCCTCAAGGACGGAAGCCTGCGCCTCGTCGTGTGCACGTCCTCGCTGGACCTGGGCGTGGACTTCGGCCCGGTGGAGCGCGTCATCCAGATAGGAAGTCCCAAGGGCATCGGCCGAACGCTCCAGCGCGCGGGCCGCAGCGCGCACCGCCCCGGAGCCACGTGCCGCATCCTCTTCGTCCCCACGCACGCGCTCGAACTGGTGGAGATGGCCGCCGCCCGCGACGCCATCGCGCACCGCGAAGTGGAGCCGCGCACGCCCCTGTCCAAGCCGCTCGACGTGCTGGCCCAGCACCTGGTGACGTGCGCATTGGGAGGAGGCTTCACCCGCGAAGCCCTGCGTGATGAGGTCCGCACCGCGACGAGCTACGCGTCCCTCACCGACGAGGAGTTCGACTGGGCCCTCACCCTGGTGCGCGAGGGAGGCCCCACGCTGCGCGCCTACCCGGAGTTCCGCCGCGTGGTGGAGGTGGACGGCCGCTTCCGCGTGCCCGACGTGCGCCTCGCCCGGCTGCACCGGCTCAACATCGGCACCATCACGTCGGACGCGTCCGTGCAGCTGCGCTACTGGAGCGGCGGCACCCTGGGCACGGTGGAGGAGTCCTACGTCAGCCGCCTGAAACCCGGAGACACCTTCCTCTTCGCGGGCCGCCGGCTGGAGTTCAGCCGCTTCAAGGACATGACGGCGTACGTGAAGCCCGCGAAGGCCAAGGCCACCCAGACACCGCGCTGGGGCGGCAGCCGCCTGCCCCTGTCCACCTCACTCGCGTCCGCGATGCGCCGCACGCTGGAGGCCGCGCGACAGGGCGACGTCACCCGGGATGAAGTCGCCGCCGCCTGGCCCATCCTCGATGCGCAGGCCCGCCTGTCCCGCATCCCCGGCGACGGCGGCTGTCTGGCGGAGACCTGCCGCACACGGGACGGCTACCACCTCTTCCTCTATCCCTTTGAAGGAAGGCTCGTGCACGAAGGCCTGGCGGCGCTGCTCGCCCTGCGCCTCACGCGCCTGCAGAAGGCCACCTTCAGCCTGTCCGTGAACGACTACGGCCTGGAGCTGATCACCTCCACGCCCTTCCCCTTCGATGAAGCCCTGCGCCCCGCACTCTTCACCCGCGAGCACCTGGTGGAGGACATCTTGGAGAGCGTGAACCTGAGCGAGCTCGCGCGCCGGCAGTTCCGCGACATCGCCCGCGTGGCCGGACTGGTGATGCCGGGCCTGCCCGGAGCGCGCAAGTCCACCCGTCAGGTCCAGGCCAGCGCCGCGCTCCTCTATGACGTCTTCGTGAAGTACGACCCGGACAACCTCCTCCTGCGCCAGGCGCGCCGCGAGGTCCTCGAACATCAGTTCGAACAGGGCCGGCTCGCGCGCACCCTGGAGCGCCTGGAGGCACACCCCGTCGAAGTCGTCCACGTCCACCGGCCCTCGCCGCTGGGCTTCCCCCTCGTCGTCGAGCGCATCAGCGCCAGCGTGTCCAACGAATCCCTGCTGGACCGCGTGCAGCGCCTCAAGGAGCGATGGTCCCAGGCCGATGCCAGACCCGCGTAG
- a CDS encoding c-type cytochrome translates to MRWLIPAAGLAALTGCNVSSEFLQRMETQAKYEYYETSEFWPDGRAMRVPPAGTVPRERPVGNPGISTGRANGVAVNAIPLPVDKHLLELGQKKYNIVCSQCHGVLGDGNSVVAENMALRLPPSLLELADKPAGHFYTAINEGYGIMPSFSGELDTRERWAVVAYVRALQAARSTAGTQPVPQENR, encoded by the coding sequence ATGAGGTGGCTCATCCCCGCCGCCGGGCTCGCCGCGCTCACGGGCTGCAACGTCAGCTCGGAGTTCCTCCAGCGCATGGAGACCCAGGCCAAGTACGAGTACTACGAGACGTCCGAGTTCTGGCCGGACGGCCGCGCCATGCGCGTGCCCCCCGCCGGCACCGTCCCGCGCGAGCGGCCGGTGGGCAACCCGGGCATCTCCACGGGCCGCGCCAACGGCGTGGCCGTGAACGCCATCCCGCTGCCGGTGGACAAGCACCTGCTGGAGCTTGGCCAGAAGAAGTACAACATCGTCTGCTCGCAGTGTCATGGCGTGCTCGGCGACGGCAACAGCGTCGTCGCGGAGAACATGGCGCTGCGTCTGCCGCCGTCCCTGCTGGAGCTCGCGGACAAGCCGGCCGGCCACTTCTACACCGCCATCAACGAGGGCTACGGCATCATGCCGTCCTTCTCGGGTGAGCTCGACACGCGTGAGCGCTGGGCCGTCGTCGCCTACGTGCGCGCGCTCCAGGCCGCCCGCAGCACCGCCGGGACGCAGCCCGTCCCGCAGGAGAACCGATGA